The Raphanus sativus cultivar WK10039 chromosome 2, ASM80110v3, whole genome shotgun sequence DNA segment ttgtattttcagTATGTTGTAATgtctctttttaataaaactaggGGGTAGGGCGGTACAAACagtaaatttcaaataatatagaAACATCTTATATTTGAATGAGCATTTGTCAATATAAATGTTTGAATTGATTAACAcaattataagattttttatttcatttttaaagttgatatgatttattttaaaatagcttACTTAAAAAGTTCTGGTTTATTTATCTAgattaaaattgtttatttatgcatatatgttttaaataagcaaatatcattttataaaatgagtCAGGTAGACATAAAATCTAACTTAAACACAAACTGAAAATCTGTTCAGAATTAAAATAAGTTAGTGCCTAAactcaaacaaaatttaaacataaatataaaagataGTTTTCTAGATACACAGTTATGCTTGTCATAATTCTTGAGACGATGTTTCTttctacgttttttttttcattattgcttggattatatattttattttagtcacTAACTAACTTTTTGGTATCCTTCAACGAATTATCCTTCAAAGACAACGAATTATCCTTCAAAAGACGCTAAACGCTAGAATTTGAGTCAGATTTAGAAAtcgtcatcatcttcctcggtaatatatttgttttacatttagaatgtcattataatttataacaGATGCGACCTACAATATAGAAGAATATAAGAtacttatttaaattaattatacagAAGGTGAAATACGCTGGATGAGCATGAAGCTTAGAATACCTTGAATACTCGAATAAGAAGGAAGGCCACGAACTTAGTAAATCCCATATGGATCATGAGTTAATGTTAGGAACTGGAAAATTGAAGTACTTGGGAGATAGAATTCTCTGCAAAACGAAATCCAAAAACAATAGACAATAATTAAAGCCAGACATAAATgggaagaaaagaagaacaaataGCTATATTCAGTaacaatatgaaataaaacttTCTGACACAACTCTTGAGGCTATGGTTTCATTTCGATTCAAATCTCAAATTCTTGttagataataaaatatcaCCGTAGGGAATAACACCAGAAGCAAGGAGATTCGAAATCGAGAATCACAATCAGATCCAAGAAGAATGGATATGTAACTATACCTCGAGTTGGAAAGACGAAGAATGTGAATCTCGGCTTTCAGGTTAACCGGAATCACATTAATACGATAAATATCAACACATAATGATCGATACAAAAAACGAAATCAGAAAAAACACTCACATTTACATCAACTAGGAGAAAATCCATCCACATAAGCTTTCGCagagaaaactttaaaacatatttataccTGATTTCGCCGCAATCAAAAGTTTTGAAGTGGGTTTGCGAATTAAAAGGATTAAGGATGATTGGTTATCACGCATATCGTTACAGAAAACTGGATCGTCTCTTGCACCGATCGAAGAGAAACAATAATCACCAAAGCATTTTTCATCACCGATTAGGGTTTCCCTCGACTTGTATTGTCGGTGGGTCTCAAAACGGTAGAGTAAGACGAAGCCCAATTGGAAAAGATGAAATACGAAGCACTGCGTTTTATTTAAAAGGACACGTGTCGAACGCTTAAAATGTGAATTGTTGTGCTGGATGCTGACGTGGCGCGCTCAGGAAAGAGTAAACtgtcttttatataaatagatttatgtttttacatgttatgaaatttaattattttacttttacgaaaaaaaaaaataagaacctTAATAAGTTCTACCATTGgacaaagaaaaattaaattaggaaaacaGAGGTCCTAAACCTTTCAAATCATTGTTTTTAATACTAAACTATTGATTAGGAAGTCCTTATTGATGGAGGTGGTCTTAGAACGTGCAACATAATATATGTAACTAATTCTCTTTCggtgttaagaaaaaaaaaactaattttcttTCTCACtcaaaaaattccaaaatattaaaattatgttgAATTGTACACTTTCATGGTTTTAGCTTGGGTCAAGTTTAGATGAATCATGCAATCAGGCCCATTCAATCTTGTGCTGGCTGTCACTTCCAAACTCACTCAGAACTCTAACAACAACTGAAtcttaaaaagtaaaaaaaaactgtaaagcTCTTCAGAATTAGTTTTTCCCCGAATCTATAACTCTTCGAGTCTTAGAGTTGTGTCAAAGAGGAATGCATAACAACGAGCAGAGAACAAGATTCGGTTGTGGTTTTTGAAGAGACTCAAGTTTATTTTTCCCTTGCGCTATTTATTGATGTTTTATAAAGGTTCTTCAAATTTAGATAAAACGTATATAACTATGACTTGAAAGCAAACATAAGTAGTTATGAAGCAGCTAGCTCTCACTATGGGTCCAAAGTAGATTAGCCTGCGCCATGTGTCCCGCGTATACCGTATACGTCGACTTCCCGGACTTTTGTTCCCACGTCTTTCTTTCTTGGCACTAATCTATTACATTTCttgatatatttttcttttattgctTTTTTCCTGCACCACGAAAGTAATTTTTTCCTTTATTGTATAACATATTTCTAATATTTGTAGCTATGGTTAAGTTGAGAATATACCGGTTCTGATTAGGTCTGGTCAGTGAGTATACGCCCATGTTACTGTACACTCAACGTGAACCTCGTGTTATCAACATTTCTGCTGCATACTATATATAGTCTGTAATAAGCTACTAAGTTAATCTATccatatattatattgttaaagTTATTGTTTGTTTTCCTTGAAAATGCTCTGTAGTAAAAGAAGGGGTAAACTGCTCCACTGGCTCAAAATTGCAATTGaagtgaagaaaacaaaaagttacATAAGGTCGCTACAAGGAAAAAAAACTCGTTTGTGACGAAATTACAAATCACAAGAGAAAAGATTCCGATCCATTGGAGATTTGAGAGCCTGTCTTTAGTCGATCCGATCCATTCACCTGTGGGTTTCTTTTATAGTACTTCTTTCGTAAGGACTATAAGATTCACTTTAATCATTACTTGAATCCATAAAAGCTTCACAAGAGTAAAGAGTAAACAAGGATAACGTTTTAGTCAGATTGGAGTATATACACTTCATAAGAGTAAAGAGTAAgcaagtttatatatattacctAACTGGTTATTTAGAATTTCCGTATGCAGATAGCCATACCGTTCTTGTAATGCTGTTTTGTCCTActtgtttaaacaaaaaaactcatGTAGTGAGTCACTTGAGACAAGTCACGTGTGCTCAAACGGAATCTCACTgagtgaagagagagagaaacctgAAAGTGAGTTGCCGAGAAGCCTTGCGAATAATCCAATGTACTTTCTGGAAAGGTTTGCTCTATCTTATTACCGCCACCCACACTTTTCTGCAACATCTACAAGAAATATACAAAAGGAAGATAAAATCAAGACCATACATATAAATCTTTGTTTTACAATTACTAAGGTCGAACTCATCCTGGAATGCTATGTGATGTAATTGTGGCTAcggatttaatatattatatatatatatatatatatattacaaaattgaTTGATCTTTGTCATTGGAGGAAAGAGTGATAACTAATGGACTATTATTTCACATGGGTTTACAGTTTTTctttgaagaaaaaagaagactTACATGAGAACTAGCAGTATCATCAAGCAGAGAGTTCATTTTCTCATAATCTCTTCTGTCCTTTTCTCTCTTGCTCTGTATCTTAGGACCAGCATTGTTTAAGTTTTTGACAGAACCTTCCTCATAAATATTCCTTGGACCAGAAGATGCATCTGAAATCATTGacaaatcttcttcttcttgatgcaCATAATTTTGGCTCCATGAATCTTTGCTTCTTATGTTATCAAACCCATTGGTGTCTCGGAAACAAGAaggacttgaagaagaagatacagAATGGTCTAAGTACAGAGTCCATCCTGACTCGCATCCACTACTCCATTCCGACGAACCCgacattttcttcttcttttcgtTCTTGAGATTGAACTGCTGTGACAAGAAAGATTTAGTGTGGTGAGAGAGgtttagagagaaaaaaacaatggGTGAAGAATCAACTTAATTTATACACATG contains these protein-coding regions:
- the LOC108855723 gene encoding protein SOB FIVE-LIKE 5; protein product: MSGSSEWSSGCESGWTLYLDHSVSSSSSPSCFRDTNGFDNIRSKDSWSQNYVHQEEEDLSMISDASSGPRNIYEEGSVKNLNNAGPKIQSKREKDRRDYEKMNSLLDDTASSHMLQKSVGGGNKIEQTFPESTLDYSQGFSATHFQDKTALQERYGYLHTEILNNQLAFMDSSND